CGAATTCCCTGCGCCTTTAGTCCGTTCAGCACGCCGACCGCGGCATCCAGCGCCCCATCCTCCGTCAGCGGAAGTTTTGCAAAAACGGTCTGCTCATCTCGCAACTCCAACTGGTCGCCCTTACGGCGGGCAAACAGGCGACCGCGTTGCAGGTCACCGCGTCGCCAGACCCAGAAGGGGGCTTCAAGCCAGTCCCCATCGACATCGAGATTGGGGACCGGCTGCGTGCGGCTGCGAATTCGATGAGCTCGGCGGTAGTCCGCCACGGTCTGATTGTAGATCGCATGAAGCTCTGGAAGCCGCGCGATCAAATGTGCGAAGAACCAGTGGAACGATCGCATTTCGCAAACCTGGGACATCGGAAGTTCCAGATTGCGAAGGCCCCACGCCCGCTCGACATGCGCCCGTAGCGCCGTGAACGCATCACATAGCCTGGACGACACCTCAAGCTGCCTGACCGCCGCATCCCACGCTGACCCGGCGAGAGGTTCAAAGTGCCATGCGGACTGGACTTGCTGGCGAAGCGTCGGACCGAACTTCCGAAATTGTTCCACATCGCGAACGTGCACTTCTTCCCACGGCTGCGTCGGACGCGGGGTATCGAATAAGACCCGTTCAATGCGAAGTTGATCGCGTGAACCCACAGGAACCCGGACGCTACTTCCATTCATCGTGTCGTTGTCGATCACGAGGTTGATCGCGGCCGAATGGCAGTTGTGCGCGAACCCGGCGAGGGCAAAATTCTTGGCCCACACCCCCACATGGAATAGCTCGGGTTGATGTCCGCCGACAACCAGCGACGTGACGCACGACGCGGGAATCTCGGTCTGCAGCAAAGATGAAGTGTATGACCGAGCCGCATCCAGCGCCTCGCGACGGGCCTCGTCACGGAGTTCGACGAGCGTGCGGCCGTTGAGCGCGCACGATGACCCGGCAAACAGGGCACGGTTTTCGGCAATCAGCCTTGGTGCGGCAGTCAGCTCGGGAATGGCCAGCAGCGAACGGTCTTCGCGCGGTACCCGAATTCGTCGTGGGGTGATGTCATCTGGCATGCATCGACATTACCCGAAACTCGTTCCATTACCAGTGAGGGAAGGCCGTCACGGCGCAAATTCACAGGCAAGAACGTTGACACCGCAACCCGTCCCTGTTCAACGGAAAACTCGACGAGCCACGTTGACGGGGGACAGCAGCACAAACGGATGTTGTCTATCAATCAAAACTGAAGTTCCAGCTCAACACCACGGAGAGACAAGCCCCGCGAGATCCTACTGCCACTGACAATGAGAGTTGGCAATAAAGACTCGACAGGACTCCACAACCCGACACCGTGGTCCTGCAAAAACAAGGGAACGAAATCCCCTTGTTTTGGAATCAGTCGATCGAAAGCAACAGCCCGTATTGCTGAACCACGGCAAACCGTGTGACCAGTCGGACGAGTTCCGTCAACGAGCGAACTTCGAGCTTCTTCATCAGCGAAGCACGACGCATTTCGACGGCCCGCTCGGTGATGCCCAGCCGCGTTGCCAGCACCTTGTTTGGCAAGCAGTCCATCAACAGATCGAGAACTTCTCGATCTTTGACAGTCAGCTTGGAAACGCGGTGTTCAATTGCGGCCCAGAACATCCGTCGTCGCTGAAGCTCCTGCTCGGATTCATGCACAAGCAGTGACGCCGGTGAGGCGCTCTCCTGTGCAGAAAATCCGACTCGTGCCAATTGGTTGAGAACGAAACCACGAGTGGTTGCGTCGCCACCAATGACATGGAGCGAAGGTTGACGGGATGTCGTTTGGACCGGTTCGGTGATGTATTCGTTAAGTGCGATCATGATGGATCGACTGATAAGCAACCCGCGTTCCAAATCTCCTTTGACCACGTTTCAGCAATGCAAGGATTGCAACCGCATGACGTAAGTGCGCGCAAAACCCTTATTTTTATGGGCTAAATCGAAATCTGACGCAATACGCGCCCATGCCCAAGTTTGTAGCAAGCGTGCTCAAACTTCGTTAACGTGTCCAAGGCGCGAAGTCAATCGTGGCATTTAAGCTGAAATGAATGGCACCTGAAATGTGCCATTCACGCGACGTTCATCTCAGCCACCGACAAGTGCGGGATAATTCCCGACATCGCAAAGGCGCGCCGCAATTCGGCGACGGACTTCGATCAAGTTGAGCGGGGTCCACGTCAAAAGGCGCCGCGATAGTTCCAGCGATCGCTGCAGTTCCTCACCGTCCGTACAGGCCGCCAAGACCGTCGCAGCACGTTGCTCCAAACGCGACACGCTGTCATTCATCAGCGCCAAAGTGAGATCCGTCATCGTACCGGCCGAGCGGCCTTTGCTGAGCGCCTTACGCGTCCGAAGCAAGGCGCTTTCATCCAGGTAGATTTCCATGACCATATCGCTGATCGCGGCGACGACTTCCTGTTGTTCCGCGAACTTGTCGCCGAACTTCTTCACCGCAATTCCCGTCAACAACAGACTGAGTTGCTTCGCACCCCTCAAAACGGATTCCACTTTTTGCAGCGGTTCTGCATCGGTCGCGGCCGGTACAAATTTCTCCGGTGCCGTCGGAATTGGGAACCGACCTTTCTGAGCCCGTCGCAGCAGTGTGCTGGTGATGAACAAACGATTGATCTCGTTCGTCCCTTCAAAGATGCGATTGATACGCGCGTCGCGGCTGGCGCGTGCTGGCGTGAACTCTTCGGTGAAGCCGTAGCCGCCGTGGATCTGCAGAGCTTCGTCCGTCACGTAATAAAGTGCTTCACTGCAGGTCACCTTGATGATCGAGCATTCGACCGCCATCTCTTCCATGCCGCGTGGGAACGGAGGATTTGTCAAGTCCATCGTTTCGCCCGTCGCCATCACCGCGTCAATGTTAGCCGCCGTCCGATAAGCCGCGCTGTCGACCGCAAAGATCCGGGCGGCCATATCTCCCAGCTTCTGCTGGATCAGCCCGAAAGAGGCCAGCGGCCGACCAAACTGATGACGTTCCATCGCATACTTGGTCGCGGTTCGCAACATGTCAGCCGAACCACCAACGGCACCGGCCCCCAGGCTGTAACGACCGAAATTCAAAATATTGAAGGCGATATAGGCGCCCTTGCCGACGCCACCAATCACGTTCTCAACAGGCACTTCCGCGTTTTCGAGAATCACGCGTCGCGTCGACGACGTCTTGATTCCCAGCTTGTGTTCTTCCTTGCCGAACGACACCCCGGGAAACGTTCGTTCCACCAGGAACGCCGTGACATGCTCGCCATCCACTTTCGCAAAGACGGTAAAGACGTCGGCCCAACCGGCATTCGTGATCCACATCTTCGTGCCATTCAGCAGATAGTGCTTGCCATCGGCCGAAAGAGTCGCCTTGGTCTTCATCCCCAATGCGTCAGAACCTGATCCGGTTTCGCTCAAGCAATAGGCGGCCATCAGTTCGCCCGTCGCCAGGCGAGGCAGGTACTTTTGCTTCTGAGCAGCAGTCCCGAAATAGGTTGTCGGCATCGAGCCAATCCCGGTGTGCGCGCCGCATGTGACACCGAATCCGCCCAGACGCGACAGTTGCTGCGCCACTCCGGTGGAGGCGATCTTGCCTAGCCCCAGACCGCCGTATTCTTCCGGCACTTCGAGGGCGTGAAGCCCCAATTCGCCAATCTGCTTGAACAGCTTGACGGCCAACCCCGGTTCCTGGTGTTCGAGCGCTTCTAACCGCGTGAAAACTTCCTTGTCCATGAACTTCTCCGCACTGTCCATGATCTGACGCTCTTCCGTCGACAGATCTTCCGGCGTGAACACCAGTGAGGGATCGGTTTCGGTGAGCAGGAAATGTCCGC
This genomic interval from Schlesneria paludicola DSM 18645 contains the following:
- a CDS encoding LuxR C-terminal-related transcriptional regulator, translating into MIALNEYITEPVQTTSRQPSLHVIGGDATTRGFVLNQLARVGFSAQESASPASLLVHESEQELQRRRMFWAAIEHRVSKLTVKDREVLDLLMDCLPNKVLATRLGITERAVEMRRASLMKKLEVRSLTELVRLVTRFAVVQQYGLLLSID
- a CDS encoding acyl-CoA dehydrogenase family protein, yielding MKPLPSHLTGGHFLLTETDPSLVFTPEDLSTEERQIMDSAEKFMDKEVFTRLEALEHQEPGLAVKLFKQIGELGLHALEVPEEYGGLGLGKIASTGVAQQLSRLGGFGVTCGAHTGIGSMPTTYFGTAAQKQKYLPRLATGELMAAYCLSETGSGSDALGMKTKATLSADGKHYLLNGTKMWITNAGWADVFTVFAKVDGEHVTAFLVERTFPGVSFGKEEHKLGIKTSSTRRVILENAEVPVENVIGGVGKGAYIAFNILNFGRYSLGAGAVGGSADMLRTATKYAMERHQFGRPLASFGLIQQKLGDMAARIFAVDSAAYRTAANIDAVMATGETMDLTNPPFPRGMEEMAVECSIIKVTCSEALYYVTDEALQIHGGYGFTEEFTPARASRDARINRIFEGTNEINRLFITSTLLRRAQKGRFPIPTAPEKFVPAATDAEPLQKVESVLRGAKQLSLLLTGIAVKKFGDKFAEQQEVVAAISDMVMEIYLDESALLRTRKALSKGRSAGTMTDLTLALMNDSVSRLEQRAATVLAACTDGEELQRSLELSRRLLTWTPLNLIEVRRRIAARLCDVGNYPALVGG